CTGTCCGGCGGTGCCGGCATTGGCGGCGTGCTGGAGCCGCTGCAGGCGTCGCCGACGATCATCGAGGACCACTGCTTCATCGGTGCCCGTTCGGAAGTCGTCGAAGGCTTCGTTGTCGGCCATCACAGCGTGATCGGCATGGGTGTGTTCCTTGGCCAGAGCACGCGCGTGTACAACCGCGCCACCGGCGAGGTCACCTATGGCTATGTGCCGCCGTACAGCGTGGTCGTGTCCGGGCAACTGCCGGCCAAGGACGGTTCGCATTCGCTGTACTGCGCGGTGATCGTCAAGCAGGTCGACGCCAAGACGCTGTCGAAGACCAGCATCAACGAACTGCTACGCGGGCTGGCGGACTGAAATGACCACCCTCTACGGCCTCAACAACTGCGACACCTGCAAGAAGGCCCGCAAGTGGCTCGACCGGTTCGGTCTGGGCTATGCCTTCGTCGACTACCGCGACGAGCGCCAGTCCCCTGACACGCTGGTCGCCTGGAAGGAACAGCTGGGCGGATGGGACGCGATGATCAACAAATCGTCCACCACCTGGCGCGCGCTGCCCGAGAATCGCAAGACGCCGGGTTCCGACGCCGAATGGAAGTTGCTGCTGAAGGAATACCCGCAGCTGATCCGTCGTCCGCTGGTGATCACCGACGACGGCAAGGTCAGCCAGGGCTTCAGCGACAACGGCTTCAAGCAGCGCTTCGGAGTCGGCGCGCTGGGATGAATGGCATGAGCGACGTACTCGACTTCACCTGCGATCTCATCGCCCGTGCCTCGGTCACGCCGCACGACGCCGACTGCCAGTCGGTGATCGCCCAGCGCCTGCTGGCGGCCGGATTCCGTTGCGAACACCTGCACTACGGCGACGTCGACAACCTGTGGGCCGTGCACGGCAGTGACGGGCCGACCCTGGTGCTGCTGGGCCACACCGACGTAGTGCCACCCGGTCCGCGCGATGCCTGGGGCAGCGATCCGTTCCTCCCCGAGATCCGCGACGGCGTGCTGTACGGACGCGGTGCCGCCGACATGAAGGGCAGCGTTGCCGCGTTCGTGGTCGCGCTCGAGCGCTTCGTCGCCAGCCATCCCGACCATCCGGGCCGGATCGCGCTGCTGCTGACCTCCGACGAGGAAGGCGACGCCATCGATGGCGTGCGCCGCGTCGCCGAGACCTTCCGTGAGCGCGGTGAGCGCCTCGACTGGTGCATCACCGGCGAACCGTCATCGATGGCCAAGCTGGGCGACCTGCTGCGCGTTGGCCGTCGCGGCACGCTGTCGGCGACGCTGACGGTGCGCGGCGTGCAGGGCCATGTCGCGTATCCGGACAAGGCGCGCAACCCGATCCACCAGGCCATGCCGGCCCTGGCCGAACTGACGGCGCGGCGCTGGGACGACGGCTACGAGACGTTCCCGCCGACCAGCCTGCAGATCAGCAACATCCACTCCGGCACCGGTGCCAACAACGTCATTCCCGGCGAGCTCGAAGTGCTGTTCAACTTGCGCTTCAATCCCAGCTGGAGTGCGGCGCAGCTGGAGCAGGAATGCGAAGCGGTGCTGCGCCGGCACGGGCTGGAGTTCGATGTGCGCTGGCATCGTGGCGGCGAGCCGTTCTACACGCCTGAAGGCCCGCTGCGCGCAGCCGCGCGCGATGTGCTGGGCCAGTACTGCGGTGCCGCGCCGGAGGAAAGCACCGGCGGCGGAACGTCCGACGCGCGTTTCATCGCACCGCTGGGCGCGCAGTGCATCGAGATCGGGCCGGTGAATGCCAGCATCCACAAGGTCGACGAGCATGTGTCGGTGGCCGATCTGGAGGCGCTGCCGGATCTGTACCAGGCGCTGATCGAGCGGATGCTGCTGCGCTGACAGCACTCACCCCGACGCCTCTCCCGCAAGCGGGAGAGGGGCTCTGCAGCTCGGGAACCCTTACCGCGGCGACAGCTTCAGCGTATGCCGCGTCTCACCGGGCAGGAACGACGTCGGCCGGCCATGCACCCAGTCGTCATGACCGGCACCCCAGAACGGCGACATCAGGTGGCCGCTCTGTCCGCCCGGCATGTGGATGATGCCGTCGGCCTCGTGGCCCGGTGAAACCACCATGCGTTCGGACGCGCCGAAGTTCGGGCCCTGCACGCGCGGCATGCCGCTGTCGCCGGGCAACTCATCGGCCACCATGCACAGCGCCGGCTTGGCGAAGGCGGGCAGGGCGCGACTGAGCGGATGGCAGATCTTCGCGGTGTTGCGCTCGCCCCAGCTGCGCTGCGCGATCGGGCCCTTCTCCTGCAACTTGTCTCGCACTTCAAGCGCGGCATCCTCGAACAGCGCGTCCCACGATGCGAACCGGCGCGGCAGCAGGTTCGCCGGACGCTGGGTCACCAGCGGCCAGGCCACGCCTTCGAAGTGCGACAGGTTGGGCATCTGGAAGTCCTTGCCCAGCGCCGCCTGTGCCGGCGCGGTCAGGCCATCGAGCAGGCGATCGTGCACAGCCAGGCGCCAGGCGCGCACGACCCGGTAGCTCACCGAGTCGGTGCTGGCGTGGCCTTGCCAGGTCGGCGATGCCGCGGCGAGTTCGTGCAGCGCCGGTGACTTGTCCGAAGCCCCCGCGTCGCGCAGCAACTGCCACCAGCGGGTCAGGAACAGCGCGCGGTCGTCGAGCTGGATCGCCAGCAGGTCGCGCTCGCTGAAACGTTCCCGGGCAAACAGGTCGTCGCGAATCTGCCGCGCACGCGCGCCGTTGGCGTAGCCGCCGTCGCCGACGCGGGTGAGCAGTGCACCGTCGACGACGCGGGCGTTGGCAGACCACATGCGCTGCACCGTGCCGGCCGGAAGGGCGATGCCCGATGCGGTGGTGATCGGCCACGGCGCACAGGTTGCCGCTTCGCTGACGGTGGTCGCCGTGCAGCTGGCCTGGCGCAGCGGCACCGGTCCGAGCAGGCGCCAGGTGATGCGGCCGTCGCGACCGCCGATGGCGAGGTTCTGTCCGGGGATCGCGGTGTGGTCGGCCATCTGCAACGCATCGTCGAGCGAGTTGGCGTGCAGGAAGTTCGCAAGTCCGATGTTCATCGAACCGGGCTGGTGCGCGACCCAGCGCAGGGCCAGGCCGCTGCCATCGGGCTGGCGGAACAGGATCGGGCCCCAGGCGGTTTCGTCCACCGGGAATTCGACATCGGCCTGGCCGGCGACACGGATGCGTTCGACGTGACGGGTCACGCCCGCGCAGGGTTCGGCGCAGGCCGGCTGGCGCTGCCAGTCGAGCCAGTCGCCGTAGCTGTTGGTGAAGCCCCAGGCCACCTGGCCATTGCTGCCGACCACCAGCGCCGGCAGGCCGGGCAGGGTGAAGCCGGTGGCGTCGACGTGGCCGCCGACGGCGCGCGTGTCCGGGTAGCGCAGGCGTGCGCGGAACCAGATGTTCGGCGCGCGCAGGCCCAGGTGCATGTCGTCGGCGACGATGGCGCGGCCGTCAGCGGTGAGCTGGCCGGAGACGGCGAAGTTGTTGCTGCCCACGTCCGAGCGCTCGGGCACATTGGCCGGACGGTCGCTGGCGGATGGCATCGGCAGCGTCCGCAGGTCGAGCGTGGCCGCGTCGGGCAGGGTGGCGTCGCCGCGCGGCCTGCCGGCCAGCGGTGCATCCCAGCTGCTGCCGTCGTGGTCGAGCAGCGTGTACAGCGCTGCCGGCACGTGCGGCTTGAGCCTCCACATCGCCAGTTCGCGGGCGTTGCTGGCGTCCTGCAGGTCGAAGTACATGGCGTAGCCGGCCAGCGCCGAGTCTTCCAGGCGCCACGGCTCAGGCTGCGTGCGCAGCAGCAGGTAAGGCCACGGGCGCACCTTCAGAGCGGCCACCCCGGCATTGACGCCATCGACATAGGCCTGCGCCATCGGTCGCTTGTCGCCCAGGATTGCATCGAGGTGGGCCGTCACGCGTGCGCGCATGCGGTGCACGCGACGCTGCTTGTCGGTATCGATTGCGGCCGCGCCGAACAGCGCCGACAGTTCGCCGGCCGAGGCGCGGCGCAGCAGGTCCATCTCGAAGTAGCGTTCCTGGCCATGGATGTAGCCGAGCGCGCGCATCGCATCGGTTTCATTGGCGGCATCGACGGTGACCACGCCGAGCGCATCGCGCTGGATCGAAACCGGTGCCGACAGGCCGGGCAGGGCGAGTTCGCCGTCCAGGCTCGGCAGGCTGCCGCGCATCAGCCACCAGATCGCCAGCGCGACTGCCACCAGCAACAGCAGCAGCACGAGCAGGCTGCGTTTGATCAGTTTCTTCATGGTCCCCATCGATGGTCTTGTTTCCCCGGCCTAGTTTGAGCGCAATTGGGTCATGCCGGGAGGCCCGGCGGGGGCGGGGCCCAAAAGGGGGAGGGGCTTGCAAGTGGCCACGACCTGACGCAGGATCGACCCATGACTTCCGTCCAGGCCCTCGCCCACGCCCGCAACGCCGCACTCCGCGGCGGCGCTCCCGTGGCCGGCCTGAACAATAACAATCGCAATAACGCCAGCCACCCGCGGGCCGGCGATTAGCGCGCGCAAGACACGCTAACTCGCTCACGAAGCCCGCGCCAAAAGCGCGGGCTTCTTCGTTTCTGCCTCCCCTTCCCCGAAGAACCCACCCAGGAGTCCTCCCATGTGTTCCATCCTCGGCATATTCGGCCTGCAACCCGGTGACGACGTGCAGGCCCTGCGCCGGCGTGCACTGGAGCTGTCACAACGCCAGCGCCATCGCGGTCCCGACTGGAGCGGCGTGCACCTGGACGACCAGGTGATCCTCGTCCACGAGCGCCTGGCCATCGTCGATCCGGCCGGCGGTTCGCAGCCGCTGCACTCGGCAGACGGCGAACTGGCACTGGCCGTCAACGGCGAGATCTACAACCACCGCGAGCTCGAGCAGCGCCTGGCCGCGCCCTATGCATTCCAGTCCGGCTCGGACTGCGAAGTGATCAGCGCGCTTTACCGCGAGCGCGATGACATCGCCGCCTGGCTCAACGAGCTCAACGGCATCTTCGCGTTCGCGCTGTGGGATGCCGGCAGCAAGCGCTACCTGATTGCCCGCGACCCGATCGGCGTCTGCCCGCTGTACTGGGGACACGACCACGACGGGCGACTGTGCGTGGCTTCGGAAATGAAAGCACTGGCCGATGTCTGCGCCGACGTCGCCCAGTTCCCGCCGGGACACTACTACGACAGCGCCAGTGGCGAGCTGGTGCGTTACTACATCAAGCCGTGGCGCGATTACGACGAGACGAAGGGCGTGGAAGTGGCGAAGCAGGAACTGCGCGAGGCCTTCGAACGTGCCGTGCACCGGCAGATGATGAGCGACGTGCCCTACGGCGTGCTGCTGTCGGGCGGTCTGGACTCGTCGCTCGTCGCCGCGGTCGCCGCGCGCTATGCGCGCAAGCGCATTGAGGACAACGATGCCAGCGAGGCCTGGTGGCCGCGCCTGCATTCCTTCGCGATCGGACTGGAGGGGTCGCCCGACCTGGCCGCGGCGGAGATCGCGGCGAAGGCCCTGGGCACGGTCCACCACGGCTTCACCTACACCTTCGAGGAAGGCCTGGATGCACTGCCGGAAGTGATCCGCCACATCGAGACCTACGACGTCACCACGATCCGGGCCTCCACGCCGATGTTCCTGCTGGCGCGGCGGATCAAGGCGATGGGCGTGAAGATGGTGCTGTCGGGCGAGGGCAGCGACGAGATCTTCGGCGGCTACCTGTACTTCCACAAGGCGCCCAACGCACGCGAGTTCCATGAAGAGACCGTGCGCAAGATCGACGCCCTCTACAACTACGACTGCCTGCGCGCCAACAAGTCGATGATGGCCTGGGGCGTGGAGCCGCGCGTGCCGTTCCTCGATGTCGAGTTCCTCGACGTGGCGATGCGCATGGACGCGCAGTACAAGATGGCCGGGACCGGGCCGGATGGAAAGCGTCGCATCGAGAAGTCGATCCTGCGCGAAGCGTTCGACGGCTACCTGCCGGAGTCGATCCTGTGGCGGCAGAAGGAGCAGTTCAGCGACGGCGTCGGTTATGGCTGGATCGACGGCCTCAAGGCGCATGCGCAGGCGCAGGTCAGCGACCGCGTGTTCGCCGCGGCCGCCAGCCGCTTTCCCGTCAACCCGCCGCAGACGAAGGAGGCCTACCTGTACCGGCACGTGTTCGAGCAGTTCTTCCCGAGCGCCGCCTGTGCCGAGACGGTGCCCGGCGGCAAGTCGATCGCCTGCTCGTCACCGGCGGCGATCGCCTGGGACGCGGCATTCGCGACCATGGCCGATCCATCGGGCCGTGCGGTCGCGGGGGTGCATCAGGCCGCGCTCGGGCATGTGCCGGGATGAGGGGCCGGATCGCTTGGCCTCTCTCCTGCGAAATACGCCCCGCATCGGACAGGATGTCCGACTTGGGAGCGGAGCACTCCCCGGCCCGGATTGACGACGCCCCACCGAAACCCGTACGCGCGTCTCGGCGGACGGTGCCATTCCGAGGAGCCCTGCGGGCACGCAATCCCTCAGCCGGTGGAAGAGCGTTACTTGGTGACCGTCAACTTGCCCTTCATCAGCATCGAGTGACCGGGGAAGCTGCAGAAGAACGTGTAATCGCCACCGGCCGTGAGCTTCTTGCCGGGAAAGCTGACTTTGATCTTCTCCCCGCCGCCGACCAGCGTCGTCGCGGCGATGACACGGGCATCGCCTTTGGTAACGTAGTTGTTCGCCACGCCGGCCTTGATGCCGTCGCGCGCGATTGCATCCATGTCCTTGGTCGCGCTGATGACCACGTTGTGGCCCATGGCCGCAGCCGGCAGCTTGCCGGCGTGTGTCAGTTCGACAGTGATGCTGGAGCAGGCGGCCGAGACGGTTGCCGTCTTCAGATCGAACTTCATTGCATCGTCGCCCTTGAGCGAAATAGTGCAGTTGCCGGCTGCCTGGGAAACGCCGGTCGCGCCGAGCAGTCCGAGGCAGAGCAGTGAGACGGAAAGGATCTTCATGGGCAACTCCTGGGGGATGGGATGGACGGGTCGTCAGGGCGAAGCAGCGAGGTACTTCTTCACTTCGGCGACGAATTCCGGATCGGGCTGCAGGTCGGTGACTCCGCTGCGGGCGAGGATGCGGCCGTCGCGGTCGAGCAGGATCAGCGTACTGGTGTGGTTGAAGGTTCCGTCGGGCTGGGCGCGATAACGGATGTCCAGCACTGCAGCCAGCGTACGCACGTCAGCGTCGAGCGGGCGCAACAGGCGCCACCGCGGGTCCAGGTGGTGGGCCTCGGCCACGGCCCGCAGTGCGGCCGGTGTGTCACGCGCCGGATCGATGCTGAGCACAGCAAGGTCCAAGGCGTCGCGGTCGCTGGCGGAGAGCTGCGACTGCAGCGCCTTGCCGCTGCCGATGATGAGCGGGCACATCAAATGGCAGTTGCTGTAGAACATCGACACCACGACCGGCCGGCCGCGCAGGTCCTGCCAGGCGAGGCTGCGGCCGTTCTGGTCGGTCAGCGCTGCTGCCGCCTGGTAGACAGAATCTCCAGGAAGCTCGTTGGCGGTGGCAAGCGAAGACATCGAGGAAAGCAGCCCCGCTACGACGCTCAGAACACGACCGCCCAAGGCAGGTCTCATGGTCGACTCCTGGCGCAGCGAAAGCCGAGGTTGCCCAGCGTGCTGCGCGGTTGCATGGCCGACAACAGGGCCACGCGCTTGAGCGCGGCATAGTCGTCGCGGTTGTTGAAGGAAAGACCGGTGGCGCCACAGAACTGCAGCCGGTCGCCGTCATCGGCGCCGCGCTTGTCGCTGTCGCCCAGCAGCGTGGAGAAGTCGCCGACCCATTCCCATGACGCGCCGTGAAGCCCGTGGACGCCGTAGGCATTGGCAGGCGAGTCGCCGGCCGCATCGACCGCGCGTGCGGTACCGTCGGCAAACAGACGCTTGCGCCAGGCCGGATCATGGCGGGCATCGTGCCGTTGAGTGTCGGCCGCGGCTACGTACTCCCATTCCGCCCAGTCCGGCAGGCGTGCCTGCTGCGCCTTGCAATAGGCATCCACGGCAAACCAGCTGACGCGCGTTACCGGGCGGTCCGCATCCAGCGGCTCGGGCGCGCCGGCCGCCCGCCAATGCAACAAGTAGCCCGAGTCGGCGAACAATGCCGGAACGCGATCTCGGCGCCAGTGCGGGTGCTGCTGGACGAACGCCTGGAACTCCCGGTTGCTGACCGCACGCTGCATCAGAGCGAAGTCGGCGACCACGCGATTGCCGTCATTGCCCTCGTGACGGATCGTCGAGCGGAACGCAGCGCCGGGGATCTCCATATACGTGGCCTGCGATGTTGCCGGCGACGAAGTCGCCAGCAACACGAACCAGAGCGTGGTGGACGTGAGCATGGTGGCTCTGCGCGTCGCCGTCAGTGGCCGGAACTAGCCGGCGGCGAGTACTCCTGGTTCGACTGCTGCCCGGTGTAGATGGACGCGTCCTTCTCGCCGTCGACCTTGAGGATTCCGAGCGTGCCCTTGTGGAACGTACGGAAGATGCTGTGGTCGACGAGGATGTAGTTGCCCGGCACGTCGGTCTTGAACTCGATCATGGCCGAGCCACCGGCGGGCACCAGCGTGGTCTGCACGTTTTCCTGGTACTTGCTTCCGCCTTCGGTATAGACCTTGTCGAAGATCTCGCCGATCACGTGGAAGCTCGACACCAGGTTCGGGCCGCCGTTGCCGACGAACAGGCGCACGGTCTCGCCGGCCTTGGCGGCCAGTGCCTTGTCGCCCGTCAGTGAACCTTCTGCGCCGTTGAAGAGTACGTAGGTCGGATGCTCGTCGATGGCCTTCTCGAGACTGAAGGGTTGCAGGCCGGGTTCGCCGTACTTGCCCTCGGTGTAGAAGTCGCCCT
Above is a genomic segment from Lysobacter sp. S4-A87 containing:
- a CDS encoding Spx/MgsR family RNA polymerase-binding regulatory protein; its protein translation is MTTLYGLNNCDTCKKARKWLDRFGLGYAFVDYRDERQSPDTLVAWKEQLGGWDAMINKSSTTWRALPENRKTPGSDAEWKLLLKEYPQLIRRPLVITDDGKVSQGFSDNGFKQRFGVGALG
- the dapE gene encoding succinyl-diaminopimelate desuccinylase, producing MSDVLDFTCDLIARASVTPHDADCQSVIAQRLLAAGFRCEHLHYGDVDNLWAVHGSDGPTLVLLGHTDVVPPGPRDAWGSDPFLPEIRDGVLYGRGAADMKGSVAAFVVALERFVASHPDHPGRIALLLTSDEEGDAIDGVRRVAETFRERGERLDWCITGEPSSMAKLGDLLRVGRRGTLSATLTVRGVQGHVAYPDKARNPIHQAMPALAELTARRWDDGYETFPPTSLQISNIHSGTGANNVIPGELEVLFNLRFNPSWSAAQLEQECEAVLRRHGLEFDVRWHRGGEPFYTPEGPLRAAARDVLGQYCGAAPEESTGGGTSDARFIAPLGAQCIEIGPVNASIHKVDEHVSVADLEALPDLYQALIERMLLR
- a CDS encoding penicillin acylase family protein, with amino-acid sequence MKKLIKRSLLVLLLLLVAVALAIWWLMRGSLPSLDGELALPGLSAPVSIQRDALGVVTVDAANETDAMRALGYIHGQERYFEMDLLRRASAGELSALFGAAAIDTDKQRRVHRMRARVTAHLDAILGDKRPMAQAYVDGVNAGVAALKVRPWPYLLLRTQPEPWRLEDSALAGYAMYFDLQDASNARELAMWRLKPHVPAALYTLLDHDGSSWDAPLAGRPRGDATLPDAATLDLRTLPMPSASDRPANVPERSDVGSNNFAVSGQLTADGRAIVADDMHLGLRAPNIWFRARLRYPDTRAVGGHVDATGFTLPGLPALVVGSNGQVAWGFTNSYGDWLDWQRQPACAEPCAGVTRHVERIRVAGQADVEFPVDETAWGPILFRQPDGSGLALRWVAHQPGSMNIGLANFLHANSLDDALQMADHTAIPGQNLAIGGRDGRITWRLLGPVPLRQASCTATTVSEAATCAPWPITTASGIALPAGTVQRMWSANARVVDGALLTRVGDGGYANGARARQIRDDLFARERFSERDLLAIQLDDRALFLTRWWQLLRDAGASDKSPALHELAAASPTWQGHASTDSVSYRVVRAWRLAVHDRLLDGLTAPAQAALGKDFQMPNLSHFEGVAWPLVTQRPANLLPRRFASWDALFEDAALEVRDKLQEKGPIAQRSWGERNTAKICHPLSRALPAFAKPALCMVADELPGDSGMPRVQGPNFGASERMVVSPGHEADGIIHMPGGQSGHLMSPFWGAGHDDWVHGRPTSFLPGETRHTLKLSPR
- the asnB gene encoding asparagine synthase B → MCSILGIFGLQPGDDVQALRRRALELSQRQRHRGPDWSGVHLDDQVILVHERLAIVDPAGGSQPLHSADGELALAVNGEIYNHRELEQRLAAPYAFQSGSDCEVISALYRERDDIAAWLNELNGIFAFALWDAGSKRYLIARDPIGVCPLYWGHDHDGRLCVASEMKALADVCADVAQFPPGHYYDSASGELVRYYIKPWRDYDETKGVEVAKQELREAFERAVHRQMMSDVPYGVLLSGGLDSSLVAAVAARYARKRIEDNDASEAWWPRLHSFAIGLEGSPDLAAAEIAAKALGTVHHGFTYTFEEGLDALPEVIRHIETYDVTTIRASTPMFLLARRIKAMGVKMVLSGEGSDEIFGGYLYFHKAPNAREFHEETVRKIDALYNYDCLRANKSMMAWGVEPRVPFLDVEFLDVAMRMDAQYKMAGTGPDGKRRIEKSILREAFDGYLPESILWRQKEQFSDGVGYGWIDGLKAHAQAQVSDRVFAAAASRFPVNPPQTKEAYLYRHVFEQFFPSAACAETVPGGKSIACSSPAAIAWDAAFATMADPSGRAVAGVHQAALGHVPG
- the azu gene encoding azurin; protein product: MKILSVSLLCLGLLGATGVSQAAGNCTISLKGDDAMKFDLKTATVSAACSSITVELTHAGKLPAAAMGHNVVISATKDMDAIARDGIKAGVANNYVTKGDARVIAATTLVGGGEKIKVSFPGKKLTAGGDYTFFCSFPGHSMLMKGKLTVTK
- a CDS encoding SCO family protein, with protein sequence MRPALGGRVLSVVAGLLSSMSSLATANELPGDSVYQAAAALTDQNGRSLAWQDLRGRPVVVSMFYSNCHLMCPLIIGSGKALQSQLSASDRDALDLAVLSIDPARDTPAALRAVAEAHHLDPRWRLLRPLDADVRTLAAVLDIRYRAQPDGTFNHTSTLILLDRDGRILARSGVTDLQPDPEFVAEVKKYLAASP
- a CDS encoding formylglycine-generating enzyme family protein, whose product is MLTSTTLWFVLLATSSPATSQATYMEIPGAAFRSTIRHEGNDGNRVVADFALMQRAVSNREFQAFVQQHPHWRRDRVPALFADSGYLLHWRAAGAPEPLDADRPVTRVSWFAVDAYCKAQQARLPDWAEWEYVAAADTQRHDARHDPAWRKRLFADGTARAVDAAGDSPANAYGVHGLHGASWEWVGDFSTLLGDSDKRGADDGDRLQFCGATGLSFNNRDDYAALKRVALLSAMQPRSTLGNLGFRCARSRP